One Deltaproteobacteria bacterium DNA segment encodes these proteins:
- a CDS encoding ABC transporter permease produces the protein MNIRTLAWKNLLRRKSRAVFTGLGIFLGIATFVAISSITSQMEGAVQDQLDRFGANIVVSPRTEQLSLGFGDIALGGTEVTHSRLTMADKERIASIHHKDRIRSIVPFLMTAVDASGKNLVWMGLPAAEVAGARPWWKIQGGMGLKRGEVLLGAEAAALLDKGPGGTVTAGNRLYRVAGVLHPTGEKEDGMVISDIADVQSLAKKPGAVTYFEVAALCKDCPVEEIVAQIGQALPAARVSAIRQVVESRKAAVDQFRRLGFGVSAIVLLIGGLMVLVTVMGGVQERTREIGVLRAVGFRKRSIFSLLFWETGWVSLLSSMLGAGTGIAVAYFASPVFGIEHPSVVFSPAIFGAVAGLSLGLIGAIPPARRAAALSPTEAIRSL, from the coding sequence ATGAACATAAGAACGCTTGCATGGAAGAACCTGCTCCGGCGCAAGTCGCGCGCCGTCTTCACGGGCCTCGGGATCTTCCTCGGGATCGCCACGTTCGTCGCGATCTCGTCGATCACCTCGCAGATGGAAGGGGCGGTCCAGGACCAGTTGGACCGGTTCGGCGCGAACATCGTGGTGTCCCCGCGAACGGAACAGTTATCCCTCGGGTTCGGAGACATCGCCCTCGGAGGCACGGAGGTGACCCACTCCCGCCTCACGATGGCCGACAAGGAGCGCATCGCGTCGATCCACCACAAGGACCGGATCCGTTCCATCGTCCCCTTCCTGATGACGGCCGTGGACGCCTCCGGGAAGAACCTCGTCTGGATGGGGCTCCCGGCGGCGGAGGTTGCGGGGGCCCGCCCATGGTGGAAGATCCAGGGTGGAATGGGGCTGAAGCGCGGAGAGGTGCTGCTGGGGGCCGAGGCTGCGGCACTGCTCGACAAGGGGCCGGGGGGGACCGTGACGGCCGGGAACCGCCTCTACCGCGTCGCCGGTGTACTCCACCCAACAGGGGAGAAGGAGGACGGGATGGTCATCTCCGACATCGCGGATGTGCAGTCGCTGGCGAAAAAGCCGGGGGCCGTGACGTATTTCGAGGTGGCGGCGCTGTGCAAGGATTGCCCCGTGGAGGAGATCGTGGCGCAGATCGGGCAGGCGTTGCCCGCCGCGCGGGTGTCGGCGATCCGCCAGGTGGTGGAGAGCCGGAAGGCCGCGGTGGACCAGTTTCGGCGTCTCGGGTTCGGCGTCTCGGCGATCGTGCTGCTGATCGGTGGGCTCATGGTTCTGGTGACCGTGATGGGCGGGGTGCAGGAGCGTACGCGCGAGATCGGGGTCTTGCGGGCGGTCGGTTTCCGGAAACGCTCGATCTTCTCCCTCCTGTTCTGGGAGACCGGCTGGGTTTCCCTCCTCTCCTCGATGCTCGGGGCGGGGACGGGAATCGCCGTCGCGTACTTTGCGTCGCCGGTGTTCGGGATCGAGCATCCTTCGGTCGTCTTCTCCCCGGCGATCTTCGGCGCCGTCGCCGGCCTCTCCCTCGGATTGATCGGG
- a CDS encoding DUF2318 domain-containing protein: MTVKRRNGWIIGGVAAGILVVVVAAVSGGVLDGLLKKSPAEIGKAAGVVETANAVKIPLKALDSGKALFLLLESDGRQFYYFALKSRDGAYRAALDACDVCFRTNRGYRQEGDLMVCNNCGQTFPSNRIGEIKGGCNPHPLARAIEGPYLVIGKADIQSKDYFALKRS, from the coding sequence ATGACGGTGAAGCGGAGGAACGGATGGATCATTGGTGGTGTTGCAGCCGGAATTCTTGTTGTCGTCGTCGCGGCGGTTTCCGGCGGCGTGCTGGACGGTCTTCTCAAGAAATCCCCGGCAGAGATCGGGAAAGCGGCGGGTGTGGTGGAAACGGCCAACGCCGTGAAGATCCCCCTGAAGGCACTCGATTCAGGGAAAGCCCTCTTCCTCTTGTTGGAGTCGGATGGTCGGCAGTTCTACTACTTCGCGCTGAAAAGCCGGGACGGAGCGTACCGGGCGGCGCTCGACGCCTGCGACGTCTGCTTCCGGACGAACCGCGGGTACCGGCAGGAAGGCGACCTCATGGTCTGCAACAACTGCGGCCAGACCTTTCCCTCCAACCGGATCGGGGAGATCAAGGGCGGATGCAACCCCCATCCTCTCGCGCGCGCGATCGAAGGGCCGTATCTCGTGATCGGGAAGGCCGACATCCAAAGCAAGGATTACTTCGCCCTGAAGCGATCATGA